In one Zalophus californianus isolate mZalCal1 chromosome 10, mZalCal1.pri.v2, whole genome shotgun sequence genomic region, the following are encoded:
- the LOC113933191 gene encoding LOW QUALITY PROTEIN: olfactory receptor 10J1-like (The sequence of the model RefSeq protein was modified relative to this genomic sequence to represent the inferred CDS: inserted 1 base in 1 codon; deleted 3 bases in 2 codons; substituted 1 base at 1 genomic stop codon) yields MPRPNFTAVTAFTFLGXQHGLILSVVFLVLYLLTLASNAIILTAIHLNRQLHTPRYFFLSVLSISETCHTMAIIPQMLSSLLSPQQAISIPDCATQLFFYLTFGINNCFLLTAMGYDRYVAICNPLRYSVIMGKKTYIQLAGGSWSIGLSTAIIQVSSVFSLPMERENHTLITEFIFRGFSSPFREHQLTLFALFLALYAFTLAGNVIIVTIIQTDRHLHTPMYFFLSLLSASETMYTLVILPRMLSSLMGMNQSISWEGRATQMFFFVTFGITNCFLLTAMGYDRSVAICNPLRYSVIMNKRVCVQLVGVACSIGLIVATMQVTSVFRLPFCATKVAHFFCDIXPVMKLSCIDTTVNEILTVIISVLVLVVPLGLVFISYVLIVSIILKISSAQGRKKAFATCASHLTVVMVHYGCASVAYLKPKSKNTRDQDQLISVAYTVITPLLNPVVYTLRNKEVKDALLRATGRKPS; encoded by the exons ATGCCAAGACCCAACTTCACTGCTGTGACAGCGTTCACCTTTTTGG GGCAGCACGGACTCATTCTCTCTGTGGTCTTTCTGGTCTTGTACCTGTTGACCCTGGCGAGCAATGCCATCATCTTGACGGCTATCCACCTCAACCGTCAGCTTCACACACCCAGGTACTTCTTCCTGAGTGTCCTGTCCATTTCTGAGACCTGTCACACCATGGCCATCATCCCCCAGATGCTGTCCAGTCTCCTGAGCCCCCAACAAGCCATCTCCATTCCAGACTGTGCCACTCAGCTCTTCTTCTATCTCACCTTCGGCATCAACAACTGCTTCCTGCTCACGGCCATGGGGTACgaccgctatgtggccatctgcaaCCCCCTACGGTACTCGGTCATCATGGGCAAAAAGACCTATATACAGTTGGCAGGTGGATCCTGGAGCATTGGCCTGAGCACAGCCATCATTCAGGTGTCTTCTGTGTTCAGCCTGC caatggagagagagaaccatACTCTCATCACGGAATTTATTTTCCGGGGTTTCTCCAGC CCGTTCCGTGAGCACCAGCTCACCCTTTTTGCCCTGTTCCTGGCTCTGTACGCCTTCACCCTGGCAGGCAATGTCATCATCGTGACCATTATCCAAACTGACCGCCACCTCCACAcacccatgtacttcttcctgagCCTGCTGTCCGCTTCAGAGACCATGTACACACTGGTCATTCTCCCAAGGATGCTCTCCAGTCTCATGGGTATGAACCAATCCATCTCATGGGAAGGCCGTGCCACACAGATGTTCTTTTTTGTAACCTTTGGCATCACTAACTGCTTCCTGCTCACGGCAATGGGCTACGACCGCTCTGTGGCCATCTGCAACCCCCTGAGATACTCAGTTATTATGAACAAGAGAGTGTGTGTCCAGCTGGTGGGGGTCGCCTGCAGCATTGGGCTGATTGTAGCTACGATGCAAGTGACATCTGTGTTCAGGTTACCTTTCTGTGCTACAAAGGTGGCCCACTTCTTCTGTGACATCTGACCTGTGATGAAGCTCTCTTGCATCGATACCACAGTCAATGAGATCCTGACTGTGATCATCAGT GTGCTGGTGCTCGTTGTTCCCTTGGGGCTGGTCTTCATCTCCTACGTCCTCATCGTCTCCATCATCCTCAAGATCAGCTCTGCCCAGGGCCGGAAGAAGGCCTTCGCCACCTGCGCCTCCCACCTCACGGTGGTCATGGTCCACTATGGCTGTGCCTCCGTTGCCTACCTCAAGCCCAAGTCCAAGAACACCAGGGATCAGGATCAGCTGATCTCGGTGGCCTACACCGTCATCACCCCCCTGCTGAACCCTGTGGTGTACACCCTGAGGAACAAGGAGGTCAAGGATGCTCTGCTCCGGGCCACTGGCAGAAAGCCTTCCTGA